In Corallococcus soli, the sequence AGGGGCATGAGGCTCCTCCCGGCGCACCTCCCCGTCCTGTTCGTCGCCCTGTCCTCGGCGTCCGCCCTCGCGGCGGGCGCCCTGCCCATCACGTCCCAGGAGAAGGTGGCCCAGCAGGCCATCACCCCGGACCTGCTGCGCGCGCACGTCCGCTTCCTCGCGAGCGACCTGCTGGAGGGACGCGGTCCCGGGACGCGCGGCGACGCGCTGGCGCAGGAATACATCGCCACGCAGTTCGAGGGCCTGGGCCTGAAGCCGGGCGCCCCGGACGGCGGCTACCTGCAGCGCTTCGACCTGGTGGGCATCAACAGCCATCCGGGCGCCATGACGTTCCAGGCGAAGTCCGGCCGCGTGGAGCTCAAGCCCCGCGAGGACTTCATCGCCGTGTCCGGCGTGCAGGCCCCGGAGGCGAAGCTGGACGCGTCCGAGCTCGTGTTCGTGGGCTACGGCATCGTCGCGCCGGAGTTCCAGTGGGACGACTTCAAGGGCGTGGACCTCAAGGGCAAGACACTGGTCATCCTCAACAACGACCCGGAGGATGATCCGCGCCTGTTCGCCGGCAAGGCGCGCCTCTGGTACGGCCGCTGGGACTACAAATACGAGCAGGCGGCGAAGACGGGCGCGGCGGGCGCCATCATCCTCCACACCACGCCCAGCGCGGGCTACCCGTGGCAGGTGGTCCGCACGTCGTGGACGGGCGAACAGTTCGAGCTGCCCGCCGGTGACGCCCCCCGCCTCCAGGTGAAGGCGTGGACCACCGAGGACGCCACGAAGCAGGTGCTGAAGCTCGCGGGCCATGACCTGGAGGCGCTGCGCGCCGCCGCGCAGAAGCGTGACTTCCGCCCCGTGCCCCTGGGCGTGACGCTGTCGCTGCGCATCACCAGCGAGGTGCACCGCCGGCCCACCGCGAACGTGCTGGGCCTGCTGCCGGGCAGCGACCCCACGCTGTCGAAGCAGGTGGTGCTCTACAGCGCGCACCATGATCACCTGGGCAAGAAGGACGACGGCAAGCCCGGCGACGACGTCATCTACAACGGCGCGGTGGACAACGCGTCCGGCGTGGCCGCGATGCTCGCCGTGGCCCGGGCCTTCACCGCGCTGCCCACGCCCCCGCGCCGCTCCATCCTCTTCGCCGCGGTGGCCGCGGAGGAGTACGGCCTGCTGGGCTCCGCCTACCTGGCCGCGCACCCGCCGGTGCCCACGGGCCGCATCGCCGCCAACGTCAACGTGGACGGCGCCAACATCCTGGGCCGCACGCGCGACATCACTGTCATCGGACTGGGCAAGTCCAGCCTGGACGGCTTCGTCACCGCGATGGCGAAGACCCAGGGGCGCACGGTGAAGGCGGATCAGCTCTCCGACCGCGGCTTCTTCTACCGGTCGGATCAATTCAACTTCGCGCGCATGGGCATCCCGGCGGCCTACTTCGGCAGCGGCATGGACTTCATCGGCAAGCCGGAGGGCTGGGGCCGCGAGCAGCGCGGGACGTGGGAGGCGAAGCACTACCACCAGCCCTCCGACGAGCTGCGGCCGGAGTGGGACCTGTCCGGCGCCGTGGAGGACACCCGGCTGTTCTTCCTGGTGGGCGCCCAGGTGGCGCGGGCCCCGGAGATGCCCACCTGGAACAAGGGCGACGAGTTCGAGGCTGCCCGCCTGAAGTCCCTGGAGGCGCTGAAGGGCGCGCCCGGGAAGTAGGGGGCCGTCTTTCCGTCTTTTGTCGGACGGACGTGCACGAAGGTTCAGTATGGGCCATCCGGGATGTTAGATCCCTGCCCATGCCGGAGTTCCAACTCGTCAGTGACCATTCGCCCCAGGGCGACCAGCCCAGGGCCATCGGTGAGTTGACCGAGGGCCTGCTGCGCGGCGACCGCTACCAGACCCTCCTGGGCGTCACCGGTTCGGGCAAGACGTTCACGATGGCGAACCTCATCGCCAACGTGCAGCGGCCCGCGCTGGTCATCGCGCACAACAAGACGCTGGCCGCGCAGCTCTACGGCGAGTTCAAGGGCCTGTTCCCGCACAACGCCGTCGAGTACTTCGTCTCCTACTACGACTACTACCAGCCCGAGGCCTACGTCCCGTCGACGGACACCTTCATCGAGAAGGACTCGTCCATCAACGAGAACATCGAGCGGATGCGCCACTCGGCGACGCACAGCCTGCGCACGCGCGACGACGTCATCATCGTGGCCAGCGTGTCCTGCATCTACGGCCTGGGCGCCGCGCGCAGCTACGTGGACCTGGCCATCCGCGCGCAGGTGGGCGAGGACATGGGCCGCGACGGCTTCATGCGCCAGCTCGTGGAGGCCCAGTACGAGCGCAACGACCTGGACTTCCACCGCGGCACCTTCCGCGCCCGGGGCGACACCGTGGAGGTGTTCCCCATCTACGAGGAGGAGCGCGCCGTGCGCGTCAGCTTCTTCGGCGACGAGGTGGAGCGCATCACGGAGTTCGACCCGCTGCGCGGCGTGACGCTGGGGCAGCTGGAGAAGATCGTCATCTTCCCCGCCAGCCACTACGTCGCGGGCCCGGACGCGCGCCAGAACGCCATCCGCACCATCCGCGAGGAGCTGGCCAGCCAGCTCCAGCTCTTCAAGGCGGAGGGCAAGCTGCTGGAGGCGCAGCGGCTGGAGCAGCGCACCATGTTCGACCTGGAGATGATCGAACAGGTCGGCTACTGCAACGGCATCGAGAACTACTCGCGCCACTTCACCGGGCGCGCGCCGGGTGAGTCCGCCCCGTGCCTGCTCGACTACTTTCCGCGCAACATGCTGGTGCTCATCGACGAGAGCCACCAGACGGTGTCCCAGATTGGCGCCATGTACCGCGGCGACCGCGCGCGCAAGGAGACGCTGGTCAACTTCGGCTTCCGCATGCCCAGCGCGCTGGACAACCGGCCGCTGAAGTTCACGGAGTTCGAGGAGATGGTGCAGCAGGCCGTCTTCGTCTCCGCGACGCCCGCCGAATACGAGCTGCAGAAGTCCAAGGGCGTGGTGGTGGAGCAGATCATCCGCCCCACGGGCCTCATCGACCCGGAGGTGGAGACGCGCCCCGCCGGCAACCAGGTGGACGACTTGCTGGAGGAGGTCCGCGTGCGCGTGTCGCGCAAGGAGCGCGTGCTGGTGACGACGCTCACCAAGCGCATGGCGGAGGACCTCACGGAGTACTACAGCGACGTGGGCGTGAAGGTGCGCTACCTGCACTCGGACATCGACGCCATCCAGCGCATGGCCATCATCCGCGACCTGCGCCGGGGCGAATTCGACGTGCTCGTGGGCATCAACCTCCTGCGCGAGGGCCTGGACATCCCGGAGGTGTCGCTCGTCGCCATCCTGGACGCGGACAAGGAAGGCTTCCTGCGCAGCCACGTGTCGCTCATCCAGACCATCGGCCGCGCGGCGCGCAACGTGAACGGGCGCGTCATCATGTACTCGGACCAGATGACCGACTCCATGAAGCGGGCCATCGAGGAGACGTCCCGCCGCCGGGCCATCCAGACCGCCTACAACACGGAGCACGGCATCACGCCGCGCTCGGTGAAGAGCAACATCCAGAACTTCTCCGAGAACATCCCGGACTACGACGCGCAGGCGGGCGCGCTGCCCATGGCGGCGGAAGGGGAGAATGACCTGCTGGAGGCCAAGGAGATCAAGCGCCTCATCGGGGAGTTCAACCAGGAGATGCTCAAGGCCGCGGACGAGATGCAGTTCGAGAAGGCCGCCGAGTTCCGCGACCGCGTCCAGCTGCTCAAGGACATGGACCTGGGCCTCAAGCCCCCGTCGCGGTCGCTCTTGCGCGCGCCGCCCAAGGCGGTGGATCAGCCGGGCACCACCCCGAAGAAGGGGGGACGCGGCCGTGGACGTCCGTCCGGTGGTGGTTCCTCCGGCGGGACTCCGGGCGGTTCCCCGGGCAAGCCGTCCGGCCGCTCGCGGGCGAAGAACTAGGAGCCACCCGCATGGACATCCGGCTGCAGGAGAAGCTGGACGCGCTGCCCACCGAGCCCGGCGTGTACCTGATGAAGGACAAGCGCGGGCAGATCATCTACGTCGGCAAGGCCATCAACCTTCGCAGCCGGGTGCGCAGCTACTTCACCCGCACCGGCGACACCCGCGTCTTCGTGTCCATGCTGGACACGATGCTGGGCGACCTGGAGACGGTGCTCGTCCACAACGAGAAGGAGGCCCTCCTCCTCGAAAACGAGCTGATCAAGAAGCACAAGCCGCGCTTCAACGTCCTGCTCAAGGACGACAAGCAGTTCATCTCCCTGCGCCTGGACCGCCACCAGCCCTTCCCCCGGCTGGAGGTGGTGCGCAAGTACGAGAAGGACGGCGCGCGCTACTTCGGCCCGTACTCCAGCGCGGGCGCCATCCGCGAAACGCTGCGCCTCATCAACCGCTTCTTCCAGCTGCGCACCTGCACGGACCACGTGCTGGCCAACCGCAAGCGGCCGTGCCTGCTCCATCAAATCGGACGGTGCCCGGCCCCGTGCGTCTACCCGGTGTCCCAGGAGGACTACCGCAAGAGCGTGGACGAGGTGGCCATGTTCCTGGAGGGCAAGGCGGGGGAGCTCACCGAGGGGCTGCGCATGCGCATGAAGCGCGCGGCGTCCGAACTGAAGTTCGAGGAGGCCGCGCGCGTGCGCGACCAGCTGCTCGCCATCGAGCGCAGCCTGGAGCGCCAGAAGGTGGCGACCAGCGACTTCAAGGACCAGGACGTGTTCGCCTTCCACCGCGAGGGCGACCGCATCCTGTTCTACGTGCTGCACGTGCGGCAGGGCCGGCTCAACGGCGGCCAGGCGTTCCCCTTCGGCAGCCAGGAGTTCCCGGACGACGAGCTGCTCGCCTCGTTCGTGAACCTCTACTACGACCAGGGCGGCTTCGTGCCGGAGGAGGTCCTGCTGCCGCTGGAGCCCGGCGACGGCACCGACGGCCTGGAGGCCCTGCTCACCGAGCGCAAGGGCGACCGCGTGCGCGTGTTCGTCCCCAAGCGCGGGGAGAAGCATGAGCTGGTGAACATGGCGGTGAAGAACGCGGAGCAGGCGTTCGCGGAGCGCAAGCGCACCAAGGACGAGACGGACACGGTGCTCTCGCGGCTCCAGTCCAAGCTGGGCCTGCGCAACTTCCCGCGCCGCATGGAGTGCTACGACATCTCCCACTTCCAGAGCTCCTCCATCGTCGCCTCGCAGGTGGCGGTGACGGACGGGGAGACGGACAAGTCGCGCTACCGCAAGTACAAGATCAAGACGGTGGACAAGCAGGACGACTTCGCCAGCATGTACGAGGTCATCACCCGCCGGCTCAAGCGGGGCCTGGAGGACCAGGACCTGCCGGACCTGCTCGTCATCGACGGTGGCAAGGGCCAGCTGGCCAGCGCTCACGCGGCCATGAAGGACCTGGGCGTGGAGGGCGTGGACGTGGTGGGCCTGGCCAAGAGCCGGGACCAGGAAGTCTTCGACCGCGACGCGGAGAGCGCGAAGAGCCCCGAGCGCGTCTTCGTCCTGGGCCGCAAGGACCCCATCGTCCTGCCCCAGAACTCAGCGGAAATGTTCATGCTCACGCGCATGCGTGACGAGGCCCACCGCTTCGCCATCACCTTCCAGGGCAAGTCCATGCGCAAGAGCGCCATGCGCTCGGCGCTGGAGGACATTCCCGGCGTCGGCGAAGGAAGGCGGAAGATGTTGCTGCGCCACTTCGGTTCTCTCAAGCGGGTGGGGGACGCCAGCATCGAGGAGCTGGCCGAGGTCGTGGGCCCGGCGATGGCCGAGCGCGTCCACGCGGGGCTGCATGGCGACCCCGAGGACGACACCGAGGACCCCGTGCGCGAAGCCAGCCTGGACGACGCGAGCGAACCCGGAGCCGAAAAAGCGGCGCACGAAAAAGCGGATGGAGGGTCGCCACCGGGTGCGGCATGATTAAGTTCCGGTTCGGACGCCGGGGGGGCTGGCCGCTGGAACCCGCGACGTTCCTAGGGTTTTTCATTGCGACCATGCTCGGCGCTGATTTATAGCGGTTGAAGATCCGAGCACGTTTGAAGAGGACGAGGACCGACATGAGGCTGTATCCGAAGGTGATCCCGATCATCTCGCGCGAGGCCATTCAGCAGCTCATGCAGGACGGGGACATCGAGGTGGAGCCGATGCGCGTGGCTGACGCCGAGATGGACCTGTCGGCCATCATGCGCGAGTACCTCGCCAACGAAGAGCGTGTGAACCAGGCGACGCGAGAGGCCCTGGAGCGTCGGGGATATGACTACTCCAAGTTCAACCAGGTGAAGCGCGAGATGGCGGACGTGCGCGGCTTCAAGATGGGGGACGAGGGCATCGAGTACGTCATCAACCAGATGATCGAATTCCTCCTCATCAGCCGGAACGTGGAGGAGGTCTTCTCTCCCGACAACGTGCTGCGTCAGAAGATGTTCCAGGGAATGAAGAAGCACCTGGACGTGGATGACGAGATCGACCGGGAGGCCCGCTCGCGGCTGAAGCACCTGCAGGAAGGCACGAGCGCCTTCGACATCGAGTACAACAAGACCGTCGAGCAGATCCGCCGCGCTCGCGGCCTGATTTAGTCCGGGGCGTGCCACGGCCCGCTCCGCTGCCTACCTTCAACTCCAAGGGAGGCAGCGTCGATGGCGGGTCCAATCATCACGAGCATCTTGATGTCCGGTGTCCTGGCGGCGGCGCCAGGGGGCGGCGGGTTCACGTTCGAGGGCCGGGAGGCCAGCGCGAGGACCGAGCAACCGGGCGGGTACTTCATCCAGGGTTCGCTTCCATTCAGTGACCTGGCCGAGCGCGGTACGGGGCAGGCGTCCCTGTCCGTGCAGGACCGCGTCGGCATGGCCAACGCCACGTTCGGCGACAAGGCCCAGCTCAGCGCGAGCCTGCGTCTGGGGGGCACGGACTACCGTGTGGAGCTGACGCAGACGGGCTTCCCGCCCGCCCAGGCGATGGCGCAGGCACCCGCCGGGCCGCTCCCCCAGGCTCCGCCGCACGTCATCGAGGGGGGCGTGCTGATGGGCACGCCGCTCTACGGCGACAGCGGCATCGGCTGGCGGGCCACGACGCGGGCGCATGCGGCCATGGCCGTGTGGGGCATTGGCAGCGTGTGGCGCAACGGGACGCTGCTGACGGACTCGGCGCTGGTACACGCGGCGGCGCTGGACGCGGGCACGTTCGCGGACGACGACGCCAAGGGCATCCTGCGCCAGGCGCGCCCGGGTGACGCGGAGCTGGTGGTGGTGGTGTGGAACCTGCCCGCGGAGCAGGAGCCGCGCGGGTTCCTCCAGTTCGTCTTCGACGAGGTCTCCATCGAGGTGGAAGGGGTGGCGGTGTCGAGCGTGGCGGTGGTGCCGAGCGAAGGGGCGCTGCCGGCCGACCTGGCGACGCTCACGCCGGTGGCGCCCACGGCGTTCCCGACGGCGGTGGCCCCGGTGGCCCCTCCGCGCTTCGCTCCAGCCCCGCAGGGGACGGGAGGCAGCGGGACGTCGGGCACGGGGCCGGTGGGCTCCACGGCGACGGCGCCCGCGTCACCGGCGGACGCGCCGTCCACGTTCAGCGGCGCGTTCGGGCCGGCCGCGCCGGCGAATCCGCCCGCGATCGTGTCGGGCGTGGCGCCGGGCTCCACGGACACGGTGGGGCAGGGGACGTTCGCCACGCCGCCCACCGTGGGTGGGGTGTCCGTGGGGGGCTTCACGACGCCGCAAATCTCCCCGCCGGACTTCAACAACTTCGTCGGCACCGGCCAGGTGAGCCCGGGAATCATCGCCACGGTGCCGCCGCTGTCGCAGTCCTCGAGCACGCCGCCGTCGCCCATCCTGGGGACGCCCGCCCCGCTCAACACCGGCACGCCCACGCCGCTGCTGACGACGCCCGCGCCGCTGAACGCCTCGCCGAGCACCGCGCTGCCGGCCACGCCAGCTCCGGCCAACGCCGCGCCCGCGACAGGTGCCCCGGCGACCCCTGCCGCTCCGGCAGCCCCGGCCGGGCGCTGACGCGGCTTCGGGCCCTCAAGAAGGGTCGAGGCCCCAAGGCCTCGGACCCTCCTGGGGGCTCGTCGTCTCCGCTTCGGACGCAGCGGATGGCTGCCGCACCCCTGCGCTGGCGTGGGGCTTTCGCACCGGAGGGCAGGCGGTGGGAAAATTGACCGGACGCTACGGGCCTGTAGCGTCCTGGGCATGCCCTCTCCCGTCGCAGCCCTCGCCACCACCGCGATGTTGCGCCGCACCGACCCCGTCAGCGGGGCGGTGGAGCGTCTGGCCCAGGCGCTGCCAGCGCGCGCGGACGCCACCGTCCTGCTGGACTTCGTGGAGGACGACCTTCGCGAGGGACTGGACGCACTGGGCGACGTGCAGGCCCACTTCCACGACCTGCTCCAGGCCCTCCAGCGTGACACGCTCACGCCGGGGGCCCTGTTGAACGCGGGCGAGGACCTCCATGTGCTCCAGCGCCTGGAGGACCTTCACGAAGCGGTGACACACCTGCGCCGCCGGATGTCCCAGGCCGCCGGGATGATGCGCCGCGGGTAGTCCTCGCGCCCCAGGAGGCCCCCTTCGTTGGCGTCAGTCTCGAAGGGGGGCCGGCTTGAGCGGGGCTCAGCCCCGCGTCACCACTTGAGATCTTCCTTGCCCTGGGCCTCCATGGGCTTCTCCCCGGGGCGCTTGACGCCGGACAGGGTGAGGCGCACGGCGCCCAGGTCGATGGCGCCCACGGCGGCCAGCGGCAGGCGGCGCTCGTCGTCGGTGATCCAGACGTGCACGTCGCGCGTCTGGGACGGGCGGTCCAGGCGCACGGCGGTGCCGGACAGGTGCCAGGCCTCGAACTCGCCCAGGGGCAGCGACACGTGCTCGCGCTCCACCACGGTGGCCGTCAGGCGCCACATGCGGCGGATGCCGTACACGTCGAAGCACACCGGCAGGTCCTTCTTCAGGGGCAACTGGCGGATGAGGTAGATGGCGCCCGCGACGTCCAGGCCGTCCTTGTCCCAGGTGTAGTTGAACTGGCCCTTGGGCCGGTCCGCGATCTGGTAGTCCACCTTGACGCTGCGCTCCTGCGCGCCGAAGACGACGTTCACCTTGCGGCGCTGCTCGTTCTCCACCGCGTCCTCGGTGTAGCGCGAGGGCCTCAGCGTGCGAGGGTGCAGGTAGCTGGTCGCGCTGCCGCGCACCCGGCGCACCTTGGAGAACAGGGTGTTCGTCTGCGCCTCCACCAGCACCGGCAGCGAGCCGTTGGCCTGCCGCTGCACGCGCATGGTGAGCTTGCCCGCCTTGGCGCCCATGGCGTCCATGTCGAACTCGAGCAGCTCCCCGGGCTTGAACGCGAGCGGCGTCTTCAGCGCGGGCAGGCCCTGCTCACAGGGCTTCACCGCGATGGGGCGCTCGTTCGGGGGCGCGGGTGCCGCCGCATCCCCGGTGTTCGCCTCCGCCCCGGCCCCCGTCCCGGCATCGGGCGCGGTGGCTGGCGCGTCCGACACGGGGTGCAGCAGGGGAGGCATCTTGAAGCCATTGGGCTCTTGGGCCCAGGCGGTGGCGGCGCTGAAGGCCAGACAGGCCGCGACGAGGGTGCGCATGGAGATCATTCTGCTTCCTCCCAGGGGGAGTGACTACGGGGTGCCCCCGGAAGTCCGACGTCCGGGGCCCTTCGCTTGTTCAGACGTCCACCGCTTCGCGAGCCGCGCCGTCACCTCCCGGCGCACCTGCTCCCATTCTCCCGGGTCCTGGGAGATTTCATACCCCGAACGCGCGAGCCGCTTCGCCGCCGTCCGGGCGAAGTCGCCGTCGCCCAGCTGCGTGAGCAGGCGCAGGTATTCGTAGTCCTCCAGGCCGTCGCGGATGTGCTTCAGCCGCAGGGACACCACCGGCTGGTGCTCGCCGCCCCCCAGCTTCGCGGGCGTGCCCGGGTAGAAGAGCGTGCCGTCTCCGTTGCCGCCGAACTCGAAGAGGTCCGTCCAGACATCCTTCTTCGTGTTGTAGGCGAAGACGGTGTCGAAATAGAGCTCGCCGTCCACGCCGCTGGAGAAGGCCAGCACCCCCATGGCCCGGTTGAGCGGGGCGGGGTGGTCCACCATGTACGAGGCCCAGTCGCTGTAGGCCCGGTCCAGCTTCGCGTCCGGGGGCGTGCCGCCGGTGCAGCCGTGCGAATTGCAGCTCTGGTACCACCACACCTTCGCGCGCGGCGGCAGGCGCGTGCGCACCTGCGCGGTGTTCGCCACCGCGCGGCACGTCTGCGGGCCCTCGCGCGGATAGAAGCAGTTGAGCGTGGGCGTGAGGATGTCCGCGGCGCCCTGCAGCGCGGCGTCCAGGGGCGTGGTGACGAGCACCGGGATGCCGCCCCCCGCGTCCCGCACGCGCTTGGACTGCGCCTTCACCAGCGGCACGTCCTCCGGCTTGGGTTCGTCCTTGGCGTAGAAGAAGAGCTGCGCGGGCCAGCCCTTGTCCTGGAAGTGCTGCTGGAAGGCGCGGTAGTACGCCGTCTTCTCCGCGTCCGTGGACGCCTTCTTGCTGTCGCGCACGTCGCTCGTGGTGAAGCGCGCGCCGGAGGGCAGCAGGCTGCCGTCCAGGAAGGGCGCCATCTCCGCGTCGTACGCGGTCCAGTCCAGCACCGCGCGGCCGTCCTGGAACTTCACGCCCGGCGGATCCATGCCCATGCCGTGCGCGCTCACCCGGTGCTCCAGGAGCGCCTTGCCGTACGCGCGCAGCAGCCCCTTCGCCTCCGGTGACTCGGCCGCCAGGCCGTGCCCCTTCGCAATGCTGTACAGCGAGATGCCGAAGCTGTTGGGCAGCGAGGACGTGGCCGGCAGCTCGAACGGCTGCACCTCCAAGGTGAAGGGCACCTCCGGCAGGGGCTTGCCGTCCGCCGCCGCGCTCAGGCTTCCGGCATAGGTGCCCGCGGCCTGCTTCCTGGGAGCGCACACCTCCACGTAGACGACGGTGGGGTGTCTGGGATTGGCGGGCGCCGACAGCGGCACGAGCGCGTCCGGCCACGGCCCCGGCCGTCCCTGGCCGTTGGACGGCGTCTTCACGTCCAGGTAGGCCTCGCGCCAGGCCTCCGCGGTGAGCGGCGCGCCCGGGCCCTTGAGGGCGAGGGGCTTCATGGTCACGCGCGTGACCCCCTTGGGGAGCACCACCTGCGTGGCCTCGCACTCGCCGCGCGCCACGCTCAGGTGGGCCTTGGCGGCG encodes:
- a CDS encoding M28 family metallopeptidase, translated to MRLLPAHLPVLFVALSSASALAAGALPITSQEKVAQQAITPDLLRAHVRFLASDLLEGRGPGTRGDALAQEYIATQFEGLGLKPGAPDGGYLQRFDLVGINSHPGAMTFQAKSGRVELKPREDFIAVSGVQAPEAKLDASELVFVGYGIVAPEFQWDDFKGVDLKGKTLVILNNDPEDDPRLFAGKARLWYGRWDYKYEQAAKTGAAGAIILHTTPSAGYPWQVVRTSWTGEQFELPAGDAPRLQVKAWTTEDATKQVLKLAGHDLEALRAAAQKRDFRPVPLGVTLSLRITSEVHRRPTANVLGLLPGSDPTLSKQVVLYSAHHDHLGKKDDGKPGDDVIYNGAVDNASGVAAMLAVARAFTALPTPPRRSILFAAVAAEEYGLLGSAYLAAHPPVPTGRIAANVNVDGANILGRTRDITVIGLGKSSLDGFVTAMAKTQGRTVKADQLSDRGFFYRSDQFNFARMGIPAAYFGSGMDFIGKPEGWGREQRGTWEAKHYHQPSDELRPEWDLSGAVEDTRLFFLVGAQVARAPEMPTWNKGDEFEAARLKSLEALKGAPGK
- the uvrB gene encoding excinuclease ABC subunit UvrB; the encoded protein is MPEFQLVSDHSPQGDQPRAIGELTEGLLRGDRYQTLLGVTGSGKTFTMANLIANVQRPALVIAHNKTLAAQLYGEFKGLFPHNAVEYFVSYYDYYQPEAYVPSTDTFIEKDSSINENIERMRHSATHSLRTRDDVIIVASVSCIYGLGAARSYVDLAIRAQVGEDMGRDGFMRQLVEAQYERNDLDFHRGTFRARGDTVEVFPIYEEERAVRVSFFGDEVERITEFDPLRGVTLGQLEKIVIFPASHYVAGPDARQNAIRTIREELASQLQLFKAEGKLLEAQRLEQRTMFDLEMIEQVGYCNGIENYSRHFTGRAPGESAPCLLDYFPRNMLVLIDESHQTVSQIGAMYRGDRARKETLVNFGFRMPSALDNRPLKFTEFEEMVQQAVFVSATPAEYELQKSKGVVVEQIIRPTGLIDPEVETRPAGNQVDDLLEEVRVRVSRKERVLVTTLTKRMAEDLTEYYSDVGVKVRYLHSDIDAIQRMAIIRDLRRGEFDVLVGINLLREGLDIPEVSLVAILDADKEGFLRSHVSLIQTIGRAARNVNGRVIMYSDQMTDSMKRAIEETSRRRAIQTAYNTEHGITPRSVKSNIQNFSENIPDYDAQAGALPMAAEGENDLLEAKEIKRLIGEFNQEMLKAADEMQFEKAAEFRDRVQLLKDMDLGLKPPSRSLLRAPPKAVDQPGTTPKKGGRGRGRPSGGGSSGGTPGGSPGKPSGRSRAKN
- the uvrC gene encoding excinuclease ABC subunit UvrC — its product is MDIRLQEKLDALPTEPGVYLMKDKRGQIIYVGKAINLRSRVRSYFTRTGDTRVFVSMLDTMLGDLETVLVHNEKEALLLENELIKKHKPRFNVLLKDDKQFISLRLDRHQPFPRLEVVRKYEKDGARYFGPYSSAGAIRETLRLINRFFQLRTCTDHVLANRKRPCLLHQIGRCPAPCVYPVSQEDYRKSVDEVAMFLEGKAGELTEGLRMRMKRAASELKFEEAARVRDQLLAIERSLERQKVATSDFKDQDVFAFHREGDRILFYVLHVRQGRLNGGQAFPFGSQEFPDDELLASFVNLYYDQGGFVPEEVLLPLEPGDGTDGLEALLTERKGDRVRVFVPKRGEKHELVNMAVKNAEQAFAERKRTKDETDTVLSRLQSKLGLRNFPRRMECYDISHFQSSSIVASQVAVTDGETDKSRYRKYKIKTVDKQDDFASMYEVITRRLKRGLEDQDLPDLLVIDGGKGQLASAHAAMKDLGVEGVDVVGLAKSRDQEVFDRDAESAKSPERVFVLGRKDPIVLPQNSAEMFMLTRMRDEAHRFAITFQGKSMRKSAMRSALEDIPGVGEGRRKMLLRHFGSLKRVGDASIEELAEVVGPAMAERVHAGLHGDPEDDTEDPVREASLDDASEPGAEKAAHEKADGGSPPGAA
- a CDS encoding DUF507 family protein; amino-acid sequence: MRLYPKVIPIISREAIQQLMQDGDIEVEPMRVADAEMDLSAIMREYLANEERVNQATREALERRGYDYSKFNQVKREMADVRGFKMGDEGIEYVINQMIEFLLISRNVEEVFSPDNVLRQKMFQGMKKHLDVDDEIDREARSRLKHLQEGTSAFDIEYNKTVEQIRRARGLI
- a CDS encoding DUF3108 domain-containing protein, with the translated sequence MISMRTLVAACLAFSAATAWAQEPNGFKMPPLLHPVSDAPATAPDAGTGAGAEANTGDAAAPAPPNERPIAVKPCEQGLPALKTPLAFKPGELLEFDMDAMGAKAGKLTMRVQRQANGSLPVLVEAQTNTLFSKVRRVRGSATSYLHPRTLRPSRYTEDAVENEQRRKVNVVFGAQERSVKVDYQIADRPKGQFNYTWDKDGLDVAGAIYLIRQLPLKKDLPVCFDVYGIRRMWRLTATVVEREHVSLPLGEFEAWHLSGTAVRLDRPSQTRDVHVWITDDERRLPLAAVGAIDLGAVRLTLSGVKRPGEKPMEAQGKEDLKW
- a CDS encoding DUF4091 domain-containing protein — translated: MGVGWAWAVSAVLSAAPGGPQVVSPLVKVRPDATPKGAAKAHLSVARGECEATQVVLPKGVTRVTMKPLALKGPGAPLTAEAWREAYLDVKTPSNGQGRPGPWPDALVPLSAPANPRHPTVVYVEVCAPRKQAAGTYAGSLSAAADGKPLPEVPFTLEVQPFELPATSSLPNSFGISLYSIAKGHGLAAESPEAKGLLRAYGKALLEHRVSAHGMGMDPPGVKFQDGRAVLDWTAYDAEMAPFLDGSLLPSGARFTTSDVRDSKKASTDAEKTAYYRAFQQHFQDKGWPAQLFFYAKDEPKPEDVPLVKAQSKRVRDAGGGIPVLVTTPLDAALQGAADILTPTLNCFYPREGPQTCRAVANTAQVRTRLPPRAKVWWYQSCNSHGCTGGTPPDAKLDRAYSDWASYMVDHPAPLNRAMGVLAFSSGVDGELYFDTVFAYNTKKDVWTDLFEFGGNGDGTLFYPGTPAKLGGGEHQPVVSLRLKHIRDGLEDYEYLRLLTQLGDGDFARTAAKRLARSGYEISQDPGEWEQVRREVTARLAKRWTSEQAKGPGRRTSGGTP